A stretch of the Arvicola amphibius chromosome 8, mArvAmp1.2, whole genome shotgun sequence genome encodes the following:
- the Zscan22 gene encoding zinc finger and SCAN domain-containing protein 22 encodes MAIPKCPLSPVLWEQDSFLQVKVKEEEEANLCQSQGCSPSPAAHPEAARLRFRHFRYEEASSPHQALAQLRELCCQWLRPESSSKEQMLELLVLEQFLGALPPEIQAWVGAQCPKSGKEAAILVEDLTQLLDKRGCEPGVEHEEASCKQSSTDELHPPDMATEIPAGVVSPKSTFAHTCKPESSSASKPELLGALWMKPAAQEMDFRKDLGSHMGAPKDQPGYESDVSGNSSNTWPSFPSQDKASSEEKFGPLYDYGTVPPDTHSGKKPSTYSECVRTFQNTSALEAHQKSHSQKMPYACVECGKAFGRSTHLAQHQVVHTGAKPHACKECGKAFRRVTHLTQHQRIHTGEKPYKCEECGKTFSRSTHLTQHQRVHTGERPYECDLCGKAFSQSTHLTQHQRIHTGEKPYRCDVCGRAFSDCSALVRHLRIHSGEKPYRCKDCPKAFAQSSSLIEHQRTHTGEKPYKCSDCGKAFSRSSALMVHLKIHVTVLQ; translated from the exons ATGGCCATCCCCAAGTGCCCTCTGAGTCCAGTACTCTGGGAACAGGACAGCTTCCTTCAGGTGAaggtgaaagaggaggaagaagctaACCTCTGCCAGAGCCAGGGATGCAGCCCTAGCCCTGCTGCCCATCCTGAGGCTGCACGCCTGCGCTTCCGGCACTTCCGTTATGAGGAGGCATCCAGCCCCCATCAGGCACTGGCACAACTGCGAGAGCTCTGTTGCCAGTGGCTGAGGCCAGAGTCGTCCTCCAAAGAGCAAATGCTGGAGTtgctggtgctggagcagttcCTGGGTGCACTGCCCCCTGAGATCCAGGCCTGGGTCGGGGCTCAGTGCCCAAAGAGTGGAAAGGAGGCTGCCATTCTGGTGGAGGATCTGACTCAGTTGCTGGACAAGAGAG GGTGCGAACCTGGAGTGGAACACGAAGAGGCAAGTTGTAAACAGAGCAGCACAGACGAGTTACACCCACCAGACATGGCCACTGAAATACCCGCAGGAGTCGTTTCCCCAAAATCCACTTTTGCCCACACTTGTAAACCTGAGAGCAGCTCTGCGAGCAAGCCAGAGCTCCTAGGAGCACTCTGGATGAAGCCTGCTGCCCAAGAGATGGATTTCAGAAAAGACCTGGGGTCTCACATGGGTGCCCCCAAAGACCAGCCTGGCTATGAGTCTGACGTCTCAGGAAACAGTTCCAACACGTGGCCCAGCTTCCCTTCCCAAGACAAGGCTTCTTCAGAGGAGAAATTTGGTCCATTGTATGACTATGGGACAGTGCCTCCCGATACACACTCAGGAAAGAAGCCCTCCACGTACAGTGAATGTGTGAGAACATTCCAGAATACGTCAGCCCTGGAGGCCCACCAGAAGAGCCACTCTCAGAAGATGCCCTATGCCTGTGTCGAGTGTGGGAAGGCTTTCGGTCGGAGCACCCACCTTGCCCAACACCAGGTTGTCCACACAGGAGCAAAGCCCCATGCATGTAAAGAGTGCGGGAAAGCCTTCAGGCGAGTCACCCACCTGACGCAGCACCAGAGGATCCACACGGGGGAGAAGCCCTATAAGTGTGAGGAGTGTGGCAAAACCTTCAGCCGCAGCACCCACCTCACCCAGCATCAGCGGGTACACACCGGGGAGCGGCCTTATGAGTGTGACCTGTGCGGCAAGGCCTTCAGCCAGAGCACCCACCTGACACAGCACCAGCGCATCCACACCGGGGAGAAGCCCTACAGGTGTGACGTCTGTGGGAGAGCCTTCAGCGACTGCTCAGCTCTGGTCCGGCACCTGAGAATCCActctggagagaagccctatcgGTGCAAGGACTGCCCAAAGGCCTTCGCGCAGAGCTCCTCCCTCATTGAGCACCAGCGCACGCACACGGGAGAGAAGCCCTACAAGTGCAGTGactgtgggaaggccttcagCCGCAGCTCAGCTCTCATGGTCCACCTAAAGATCCATGTCACTGTGCTCCAGTGA
- the Rps5 gene encoding 40S ribosomal protein S5 encodes MTEWETATPAVAETPDIKLFGKWSTDDVQINDISLQDYIAVKEKYAKYLPHSAGRYAAKRFRKAQCPIVERLTNSMMMHGRNNGKKLMTVRIVKHAFEIIHLLTGENPLQVLVNAIINSGPREDSTRIGRAGTVRRQAVDVSPLRRVNQAIWLLCTGAREAAFRNIKTIAECLADELINAAKGSSNSYAIKKKDELERVAKSNR; translated from the exons ATGACTGAGTGGGAGACAGCCACACCTGCCGTGGCAGAGACCCCAGACATCAAGCTCTTCGGGAAATGGAGCACTGATGATGTGCAAATCAACGATATTTCTCTGCAG GATTACATTGCCGTGAAGGAGAAGTATGCCAAGTACCTGCCCCACAGTGCTGGACGGTATGCCGCCAAGCGCTTCCGCAAAGCTCAGTGCCCCATTGTGGAGCGCCTTACTAACTCCATGATGATGCACGGCCGCAACAACGGCAAGAAGCTCATGACTGTACGAATTGTCAAGCATGCCTTTGAGATCATCCACCTGCTTACTGGTGAG AACCCTCTGCAGGTCCTGGTGAATGCCATCATCAACAGTGGCCCCCGGGAAGACTCAACACGCATTGGGCGAGCCGGGACAGTGAGACGGCAGGCTGTGGATGTGTCGCCGCTGCGCAGAGTGAATCAG GCTATCTGGCTGCTGTGCACAGGAGCTCGTGAGGCTGCTTTCCGCAACATCAAGACCATTGCTGAGTGCCTTGCAGATGAACTCATCAATGCTGCCAAG GGCTCTTCCAACTCCTATGCCATCAAGAAGAAAGATGAACTGGAGCGTGTGGCCAAGTCTAACCGCTGA
- the Rnf225 gene encoding RING finger protein 225 codes for MPCPRLPWLRRHRASQGSSPGSPGTLSAPTSPSRGEEEDAEEEGDGTPADGPILPPASPMECLICVSPFDGIFKLPKRLDCGHVFCLECLARLSLATAGGGDAVACPMCRAPTRLAPRRGLPALPTQPGLLPRDARAPPPRQGSVRFDRRRGLLYLRPPPPSPGPRKSRTVRAPPPPPPLRLGRPLSRRLSLSSPTWAFNAAVALAVLVAAGLVVSGVYIFFLIPHVTTSGLARPQVVALGPDPSFWQPPRPTPITPWTHIWIPRPTKPDLDLDDTLPEATKDTPELEEAAKDPEESQGNLDTPPTPPHQTPKTETDLGWNLQAQDDGKMV; via the coding sequence ATGCCTTGTCCTCGGCTGCCCTGGCTCCGCCGCCACCGAGCCTCCCAGGGCTCGAGCCCGGGTTCCCCAGGTACCTTGTCTGCACCCACGTCCCCTAGCAGAGGTGAAGAAGAGGACGCAGAAGAGGAGGGCGATGGCACCCCAGCCGACGGCCCCATCCTGCCCCCCGCATCTCCCATGGAGTGCCTTATCTGTGTGTCACCCTTCGACGGCATTTTCAAACTGCCAAAACGCCTGGACTGCGGCCACGTCTTCTGTCTTGAGTGCCTGGCACGCCTGTCGCTGGCTACGGCGGGTGGAGGAGACGCAGTGGCTTGCCCCATGTGCCGTGCGCCCACACGCTTGGCCCCGCGCCGGGGGCTTCCCGCTCTACCCACGCAGCCAGGTCTGCTGCCTCGCGACGCACGCGCTCCACCACCACGCCAGGGCTCCGTGCGCTTCGATCGCCGCCGTGGGCTCCTGTACCTGCGGCCACCGCCGCCCTCTCCTGGGCCACGCAAGAGCCGCACCGTGCGTGCCCCGCCGCCTCCACCCCCACTGCGCCTTGGCCGCCCGCTCTCTCGTCGCCTATCCCTGAGCAGCCCCACATGGGCCTTCAACGCGGCAGTGGCGCTGGCTGTGCTGGTGGCCGCAGGCCTCGTTGTCTCTGGTGTCTACATCTTCTTCCTCATCCCTCATGTCACCACCTCCGGTCTTGCACGGCCTCAGGTCGTAGCTCTGGGCCCTGATCCTAGCTTCTGGCAACCACCACGGCCCACGCCAATAACACCCTGGACCCACATCTGGATACCGCGCCCCACAAAGCCTGACCTGGACCTGGATGATACCCTGCCAGAGGCTACCAAGGACACGCCAGAGCTTGAGGAAGCTGCCAAGGACCCAGAAGAGTCTCAGGGGAACCTGGATACACCTCCTACACCACCTCATCAAACTCCAAAGACAGAGACTGACCTTGGCTGGAACCTGCAGGCACAGGATGATGGGAAAATGGTGTAA